The following nucleotide sequence is from Aspergillus luchuensis IFO 4308 DNA, chromosome 1, nearly complete sequence.
TTGTCAACGCCACGGATTCACTGCCCGAACATTAGCAACCCTGCCACAAAGACAACACGTAGAAATCTCACAGAAGAGAAACCACTTACTCTAGATATCCATCACTCCGCCAGCACTTCCCATGCGACTCCACCCCCTGATAAGTGGCACTGACCAACGACCGGCTCCCTTGCTCCGCCGTGCGCGCAAATAGCTTATAAGCCAACCACGTCGCCCATCGCTCGTAGAATCTACTGTACTGCCGTCCAAGAGACGAGACACAAAACCCAGGGCTTAcagtgttgatgatgaccgGCACAGTGCCATTCTCATTCCGAACCAGACCAGCTACCGTCTTGAGAACATACTCCAGGAGAAGCTTCGATATACCATACTGCTTGGGGCCTTTGAAGGTCTGCGGGCTATTCAGATGCTTTAATAATGGCTGCACCGTCCGAAGACTCTTGGCCTTCACGCGCACGAACTGTTGGCTGGACACGACCGTAAGATGAGCCGGGTCGGACAAGGAGGAGCTACTCCTTAGTTTCGGAAGGAGCAACAGCGCCAACAGGGAAGTGGATAACGTATTGACCTGCAATGTTTCCTCCCATCCCTCGGGCGATACGCCGAAATCTCGGTTCCATATTCCGGCGTTTAGTAACGCAATGTCCAATTGGTGCAACTCCTCGTTCACCCGGTTTGCGAAACTCTTGACGCTCTGGAAGCTGTTCATTTCCAGCTGCCATACTTGAATCACTCCTTGTCTGTTTGTAAGCTTCTCAAGCTCCGTCTTGGTCGCTTGGCCTCGCTGGAGGTTCCGGCTCCCTATAATGAGCGACTCCACCCCGAGATTGAGGAGCTTGACGGCCGCCTCGAACCCCAGTCCGGATGTAGCTCCGGTCAGGATGACCGTTTTTCCTGCGAATGAAACCCCACTGGGGTCGACCGGAGGGGTATACTGGGTGCGTAGTAGACGAAGGAGGCTAGCCATGATGCAGTTAATCGGCACGCGACAGAACCCTATACAATCCAGGGAGGATAGAAGGACGGCCAGTCATTGATGTAGCCCAAAGGAGCTGACAATCGACACAGTCAGGCCGATCAATTAATCTAGGCTGAACAGGGATGCGTCTTCGAAGGATCGgatccaacccaaccctgCATAAAGTTGAAGATAGTTGAATTCAATTGATTAGCGATCCGCCGTGGACGATAGCTGCCAGGGCGGTTTAGCTTGAGCTAAGGCCGGGTCCGGCGTCTGGGCCGCCCCGCAGCAATACTCGACGCGGC
It contains:
- a CDS encoding putative short-chain dehydrogenase/reductase family protein (COG:Q;~EggNog:ENOG410PVJM;~InterPro:IPR036291,IPR002347;~PFAM:PF08659,PF00106,PF13561;~go_process: GO:0055114 - oxidation-reduction process [Evidence IEA]), whose protein sequence is MASLLRLLRTQYTPPVDPSGVSFAGKTVILTGATSGLGFEAAVKLLNLGVESLIIGSRNLQRGQATKTELEKLTNRQGVIQVWQLEMNSFQSVKSFANRVNEELHQLDIALLNAGIWNRDFGVSPEGWEETLQVNTLSTSLLALLLLPKLRSSSSLSDPAHLTVVSSQQFVRVKAKSLRTVQPLLKHLNSPQTFKGPKQYGISKLLLEYVLKTVAGLVRNENGTVPVIINTVSPGFCVSSLGRQYSRFYERWATWLAYKLFARTAEQGSRSLVSATYQGVESHGKCWRSDGYLDESVALTTGAEGKQFQARAWTEIMNELEEQSEGLKESIRGW